Proteins from a genomic interval of Sesamum indicum cultivar Zhongzhi No. 13 unplaced genomic scaffold, S_indicum_v1.0 scaffold00320, whole genome shotgun sequence:
- the LOC105180095 gene encoding uncharacterized protein LOC105180095, whose product MADNESVIITVVYGASEVIDRRNLWTALETLSQQCSDIPWMVGGDFNAVRDLNEVCGISGDIRMATEEFNAGILEAGLIPLPMQGEWFTWHNCSTSMRSLWKRLDRILINDRWLARFPSAYYHSLTPRTSDHSPLVLHGDIQQHNGGMFRFDNYLAHSPEFIHNVQNIWHHEIVGIPMYAVTRKLKALKPVFRLQRRNKGDLTMNVQLAKGFLDEAQQLRRVRRRILQINDENGFTHTDLGEIAHEFVSYYQNLLGGTRRRLSVDIRYLRPWARHCITDEEANQLLLPISADDVKQAMFDIADDKAPGPDGYSSRFFKAAWPVVGEEVTRAVLDFFSTGKLLKQVNSTILALIPK is encoded by the exons ATGGCTGACAATGAATCTGTTATTatcactgttgtttatgggGCATCTGAGGTGATTGATCGTCGGAATTTATGGACGGCACTGGAGACGCTATCTCAGCAATGCTCTGACATCCCGTGGATGGTGggaggggattttaatgcagtacgTGACCTTAACGAAGTATGTGGCATCtcaggagatataaggatggccaccGAAGAATTTAATGCTGGTATTCTGGAGGCGGGGCTGATCCCACTTcctatgcaaggtgaatggttcacgtggcataattgcagtacgTCTATgaggagtttatggaagcggcTGGATCGGATTCTTATTAATGACCGCTGGCTGGCAAGGTTCCCGAGCGCATATTATCACAGCCTTACTCCACGGACATCTGACCACTCTCCACTGGTCTTACATGGGGATATACAACAACATAATGGAGgcatgtttcgatttgataactatctggCCCATTCACCCGAGTTTATCCACAatgtgcagaatatttggcatcatgagatTGTGGGTAttcctatgtatgctgtgacacgtAAACTGAAGGCACTTAAACCAGTCTTTAGActacaaaggagaaataagggaGATCTGACGATGAATGTCCAACTAgccaaaggttttcttgatgaggcacaacagttG AGACGAGTAAGGAGGAGAATCTTACAGattaatgatgagaatggtttCACACACACGGATCTAGGGGAAATCgcccatgagtttgtctcatactatcagaacctATTAGGAGGCACCAGAAGACGGCTGTCAGTGGATATTCGTTATCTTAGACCGTGGGCAAGGCACTGTAtcactgatgaggaagctaatCAATTACTCCTTCCAATCTCggcggatgatgtgaagcaagcaatGTTCGATATTGCTGATGACAAGgcaccgggacctgatggcTACTCGTCAAGGTTTTTCAAGGCGGCTTGGCCTGTGGTTGGGGAAGAAGTTACGAGGGCGGTACTAGACTTCTTTTCTACCGGAAAACTTCTGAAGCAGGTCAACTCCACGATCTTGGCCctgatcccaaag